The proteins below come from a single Brevundimonas sp. LM2 genomic window:
- a CDS encoding cytochrome c family protein codes for MSGDLKWNKIFGAGLGTAFAILVVQQVSQAVYTTEGPEKAGYAVTVAEPTEGGEAAELAPDWGTLIPVADLAAGEAAFARCQGCHNVASGGANGIGPNLWAVVGRPVASHAGFAYSEAMAGHTSVDPTWSLDALDKFITAPARYVPGTKMSFAGLRDTEARVNLIAYLRSQGSAAAPIPAPDPTRQPGGAAPAAVPAEGAAPAAEGAEAVDGAAAPAAGATPAPAVPAAPAAAAAPAVPAA; via the coding sequence ATGAGCGGCGATCTGAAGTGGAACAAGATTTTCGGCGCGGGTCTGGGGACGGCGTTCGCCATCCTGGTGGTCCAGCAGGTGTCGCAGGCGGTCTACACGACCGAGGGACCCGAGAAGGCCGGCTATGCCGTCACCGTGGCCGAACCCACCGAGGGCGGTGAAGCCGCCGAGCTGGCGCCGGACTGGGGCACGCTGATCCCGGTCGCCGATCTGGCTGCGGGCGAGGCCGCGTTCGCGCGCTGCCAGGGCTGCCACAACGTCGCCTCGGGCGGCGCGAACGGCATCGGGCCGAACCTGTGGGCCGTCGTCGGTCGCCCCGTGGCCAGCCATGCGGGCTTTGCCTATTCCGAGGCCATGGCGGGACATACCTCGGTCGACCCGACCTGGTCGCTCGACGCGCTGGACAAGTTCATCACGGCTCCGGCGCGTTACGTGCCGGGCACGAAGATGTCCTTCGCCGGCCTGCGGGACACCGAGGCGCGGGTCAATCTGATCGCCTATCTGCGCAGCCAGGGTTCCGCCGCCGCTCCGATCCCCGCGCCCGATCCGACCCGTCAGCCTGGCGGCGCCGCTCCGGCGGCCGTCCCCGCTGAAGGTGCGGCACCGGCCGCCGAAGGTGCCGAAGCGGTTGACGGCGCCGCCGCACCGGCTGCCGGTGCCACGCCGGCGCCCGCGGTGCCGGCGGCTCCGGCCGCGGCAGCCGCTCCGGCTGTGCCGGCCGCCTGA
- a CDS encoding NlpC/P60 family protein encodes MFNPSPALDPRTTLARPDLAVQALEGLVRARAFRAAEPLRGRAPVADIHAEASQSSERIDQLLFGEVFDGLERRGDRVWGQARRDGTVGWVDAEALAPAVALPTHRVAAVDADLPLNALVRAGDDVGPDLVEIGLFGDDPVTVAERLLGVPHALGARSSRATDCSGLVQQALLACGLPGPRRAHEQAALGTDVARAQARRGDLAIWLDVRPGQSWTGHSAFVLDADRVLHATGHHGAVVIEAFAEADARCRADGFQPVIFRRIRP; translated from the coding sequence TTGTTCAACCCCTCGCCCGCCCTCGATCCCCGCACCACCCTGGCCCGGCCCGATCTGGCGGTTCAGGCGCTGGAGGGGCTTGTCCGGGCCCGGGCCTTCAGAGCGGCCGAGCCCCTGCGCGGGCGCGCACCGGTCGCTGACATTCACGCCGAGGCGTCACAAAGCTCGGAGCGGATCGACCAGCTGCTGTTCGGAGAGGTGTTCGACGGGCTGGAGCGCCGCGGCGACCGCGTCTGGGGCCAGGCGCGACGCGACGGCACCGTCGGCTGGGTGGACGCGGAGGCCCTCGCTCCGGCCGTGGCCTTGCCGACGCACCGCGTCGCCGCCGTGGACGCCGACCTGCCGCTGAACGCCCTGGTGCGCGCCGGCGATGACGTCGGACCGGATCTGGTCGAGATCGGCCTGTTCGGAGACGATCCCGTCACGGTCGCGGAGCGGCTTCTGGGCGTGCCCCACGCGCTCGGCGCGCGATCCTCGCGGGCGACCGACTGTTCCGGACTGGTGCAGCAGGCCCTGCTGGCCTGCGGCCTGCCCGGCCCGCGCCGCGCGCACGAACAGGCTGCCCTGGGCACCGACGTCGCGCGGGCACAGGCGCGCCGGGGCGACCTCGCCATCTGGCTGGACGTGCGACCCGGTCAGAGCTGGACCGGCCATTCGGCCTTCGTCCTGGACGCCGACCGCGTCCTTCACGCCACCGGCCATCATGGCGCGGTCGTGATCGAAGCCTTCGCCGAGGCCGACGCCCGCTGCCGGGCGGATGGGTTTCAGCCGGTGATCTTCCGCCGCATCCGGCCCTGA